Proteins encoded by one window of Clostridium perfringens:
- a CDS encoding ATP cone domain-containing protein — MNIIKKDGRIEEFKIEKLSTSLSNAASDLNFTLNKSDINIIAKDVEETLKSIRKDNGKTSSYEVIGVVIDTLKNEKFSDVLRAYVKYRK, encoded by the coding sequence ATGAACATAATAAAAAAAGATGGAAGAATTGAAGAATTTAAAATTGAAAAATTATCAACAAGCTTATCTAATGCAGCAAGTGATTTAAATTTTACACTTAATAAATCAGATATAAATATAATTGCAAAAGATGTTGAGGAAACACTAAAATCAATAAGAAAAGATAATGGAAAAACTTCAAGTTATGAAGTTATTGGGGTTGTAATTGATACATTAAAAAATGAGAAGTTTAGTGATGTTTTAAGAGCATATGTAAAATATAGAAAATAA